In Antechinus flavipes isolate AdamAnt ecotype Samford, QLD, Australia chromosome 3, AdamAnt_v2, whole genome shotgun sequence, a genomic segment contains:
- the CIC gene encoding protein capicua homolog isoform X4 encodes MYSAPRPLPAPGAAAPRGLGMFVWTNVEPRSVAVFPWHSLVPFLAPSQPDPSVQPSEAQQPASHSVSSSQSKEPAESAAVAHEQCSSGTGGPESGRPPGATCPESPAPGPPQAPGASEGSKVPPQHSEEEGPGPTGESRLDSETESDHDDAFLSIMSPEIQLPLPPGKRRTQSLSALPKERDSSSEKDGRSPNKREKDHIRRPMNAFMIFSKRHRALVHQRHPNQDNRTVSKILGEWWYALGPKEKQKYHDLAFQVKEAHFKAHPDWKWCNKDRKKSSSDAKPVALGLAGGPKEMRERSMSETGTAAAPGVSSELLSAAAQTLLGTEVKTPASGPGTAERLHAAGPGPTRPRAFSHSGVHGLDGGEPDSQALQELTQMVSGPAPYTGPKPAPQYGGPGPFATPSEGGTLAGGRPPMLPARPSRSQRTASEDMTSDEERMVICEEEGDDDVIADDGFGSADIDLKCKERVTDSDSEDSSGEDPEGAKGFGRKLFSPVIRSSSLSTAFTHCRPPLESEPPGAPDPSSAFSKGYGPTPSSSSSSSSFQLAPGTFKTQESGRGVATGPLRAQHSVGGGPLPPKARFPPVDPNAYRRKRPESTGGPEPPGSQSFPSPSVIASPSGGGVLQALVLPPGGSLYPAKDPPERDGSAAARLPSATVLVTAPASLGSGGLAYGAPPAPPRPAPTVVTNVVRPVSSTPVPIASKPFPGAGRGEGSPAEGGAKGEAGAGPRAPGGSPLGIGLVYTDKKQAAPTAPHLVAGPLLGVGKAPAAVTNLLVGTPGYGASAPPAVQFIAQGPPGGGGAAAAAGPPTGSGPNGPVPLGILQPAPLGKPGGITQVQYILPTLPQQLQVAPAPTVPGPKAAAVGGSGPTASIRFALPPGTATNGKVLAPATPAPGIPILQPVPSAAPPKAQSVSPVQAQPSAGSTQLLPGKVLVPLAAPGVAVRGGGASQSLPLVSPPFSVPVQNGAQPSSKIIQLTPVPVTTPGSLVPPLSPATLPSPASQSQKVILPSSTRITYVQSAAGHALPLGPGSSSSQSAAPGTPASYGPASSVALGFTTIGPSGPAIVQPLISGQAPLLAPGQVGVSPVPSPQLPPACTGGPVITAFYPGGPGGPSAMPLPQPTPPAPAPPGLVYTVATSAAPPAAILPKGGAPAPPAPTASQTPTSPFPSATGSVAYSLVTPKAQRPPPKPPQKVKAAIASIPVGSYESGVPARPGPVPRQAAEQSATREVPPEAEADGRPATPAPPPPPENWVPPGRESSRASPPPGPPAEDRTGVKAPEMAGKIPSSPDWRIPALALESRSEPPAPPSPAPAPGGSEGGGGRPPGTGDTPERKEAPSKKVKVRPPPLKKTFDSVDKVLSEVDFEERFAELPEFRPEEVLPSPTLQSLATSPRAILGSYRKKRKNSTDLDSAPEDPTSPKRKMRRRSSCSSEPNTPKSAKCEGDIFTFDRTGTEAEDVLGELEYEKVPYSSLRRTLDQRRALVMQLFQDHGFFPSAQATAAFQARYADIFPSKVCLQLKIREVRQKIMQAATPTEQPPSGEAPGPGPPPPAQGPLPRPPPRAPTHPPLLRTPRPPSLWPPLPKPRSQHPVTPAGTGPASLPLPRPDPPRGAGEGSAGEYHPPRGDRRPRAGPGHGGAGGGKLGGRGEPRM; translated from the exons ATGTACTCGGCCCCCCGGCCACTACCCGCGCCCGGCGCCGCCGCCCCCCGCGGCCTCGGCATGTTCG TGTGGACAAATGTGGAGCCACGCTCAGTGGCCGTATTTCCCTGGCACTCGCTTGTCCCATTCCTGGCACCCAGCCAGCCTGACCCTTCTGTTCAGCCCAGTGAGGCCCAGCAGCCAGCCAGCCACTCTGTCTCCTCTAGCCAGAGCAAAG AGCCCGCAGAGTCCGCGGCAGTAGCCCACGAGCAATGCTCCAGTGGGACAGGAGGCCCAGAATCTGGACGGCCACCTGGGGCTACCTGCCCCGAGAGCCCAGCTCCCGGCCCTCCCCAAGCCCCTGGGGCTTCCGAAGGCAGCAAGGTTCCACCTCAGCATTCTGAGGAGGAAGGCCCCGGGCCTACCGGGGAGAGCCGGCTGGATAGCGAGACTGAGAGTGACCACGATGACGC GTTCCTCTCTATCATGTCTCCTGAGATCCAGTTGCCACTCCCACCAGGAAAACGCCGGACACAGTCCCTCAGCGCCTTGCCCAAGGAGAGGGACTCTTCCTCCGAGAAGGATGGGCGCAGCCCCAACAAG AGGGAGAAGGATCACATCCGACGGCCCATGAACGCCTTCATGATATTCAGCAAGCGACACCGGGCCCTGGTGCATCAGCGCCACCCAAACCAGGATAACCGGACCGTCAGCAAGATTCTGGGCGAGTGGTGGTATGCTCTGGGACCCAAGGAGAAACAGAAGTACCACGATCTGGCCTTTCAG GTGAAGGAGGCCCACTTCAAGGCCCACCCGGACTGGAAATGGTGCAACAAGGACCGGAAGAAGTCAAGCTCAGACGCCAAGCCCGTGGCCCTCGGCCTGGCGGGAGGTCCCAAGGAGATGCGAGAGCGCAGCATGTCCGAGACCGGCACGGCAGCCGCCCCTGGAG TCTCGTCAGAGTTACTGTCGGCAGCAGCCCAAACCTTGCTGGGCACGGAGGTCAAGACCCCGGCCTCTGGCCCTGGGACCGCAGAACGGCTCCACGCCGCGGGGCCCGGCCCCACCAGGCCTCGAGCGTTCTCCCACAGTGGTGTGCACGGCTTAGACGGGGGTGAGCCGGACAGCCAGGCGCTGCAGGAACTCACCCAG ATGGTGTCGGGTCCAGCTCCCTACACGGGACCGAAGCCTGCACCTCAGTATGGAGGCCCGGGGCCTTTTGCCACTCCCAGCGAGGGCGGAACCTTGGCGGGCGGGCGGCCCCCGATGCTGCCGGCGCGGCCGTCCCGCTCCCAGCGCACGGCCAGCGAAGACATGACCAGCGACGAGGAGCGGATGGTCATCTGTGAGGAGGAAGGCGACGATGACGTCATCG CGGACGACGGCTTCGGCAGCGCCGACATCGACCTGAAGTGCAAAGAGCGGGTGACGGACAGCGACAGCGAGGACAGCTCCGGGGAGGACCCCGAGGGCGCCAAG GGCTTTGGCAGGAAGTTGTTCTCACCTGTGATCCGGTCATCCTCTTTGTCTACTGCCTTCACTCACTGCCGCCCACCCCTGGAGTCTGAACCCCCCGGAGCCCCTGACCCATCTTCAGCTTTTTCCAAGGGCTACGGGCCCAcgccatcctcctcctcctcctcctcttccttccagtTGGCCCCCGGGACCTTCAAGACCCAAGAGTCTGGTCGAGGTGTTGCCACAGGGCCTCTTCGTGCCCAGCACTCGGTCGGGGGAGGCCCCCTGCCTCCTAAAGCCCGATTTCCTCCTGTGGACCCAAATGCTTATCGGCGCAAGCGGCCAGAGAGCACGGGAGGGCCGGAGCCCCCTGGATCCCAGTCCTTCCCCAGCCCCTCGGTCATCGCCTCGCCTTCTGGAGGGGGTGTCCTGCAGGCCTTAGTGCTGCCCCCCGGGGGCAGCCTGTACCCAGCCAAGGATCCCCCCGAGCGGGATGGGAGCGCAGCTGCCCGACTGCCGTCGGCCACGGTGCTGGTGACGGCCCCTGCCTCGCTGGGGAGTGGAGGACTCGCCTATGGAGCCCCCCCAGCCCCCCCACGCCCCGCTCCAACTGTGGTGACCAATGTGGTCCGGCCGGTCAGCAGCACCCCGGTGCCCATTGCTTCCAAACCCTTCCCTGGGGCGGGGCGAGGTGAGGGATCACCGGCCGAAGGAGGTGCCAAAGGGGAGGCGGGGGCTGGTCCCCGAGCACCAGGGGGCTCTCCGCTCGGTATCGGTCTGGTCTACACCGATAAAAAGCAAGCAGCCCCTACGGCCCCGCATCTGGTGGCAGGGCCCCTTCTGGGGGTGGGCAAGGCCCCCGCTGCCGTGACCAACCTTCTTGTGGGCACCCCGGGATATGGTGCCTCTGCCCCTCCGGCTGTGCAGTTCATTGCCCAAGGACCGCCCGGTGGAGGtggggcagcagctgcagcaggGCCCCCCACTGGCAGTGGCCCTAATGGCCCTGTGCCCCTGGGCATCTTGCAGCCCGCCCCTCTAGGCAAACCTGGGGGCATCACCCAGGTGCAGTACATTCTGCCCACCCTGCCCCAGCAGCTGCAAGTGGCCCCAGCCCCGACGGTGCCTGGGCCCAAAGCCGCAGCTGTCGGGGGATCGGGCCCCACGGCCAGCATCCGCTTTGCCCTGCCACCAGGAACTGCCACCAATGGGAAGGTCCTGGCACCAGCCACCCCGGCCCCTGGGATTCCCATCCTGCAGCCAGTGCCCTCTGCCGCACCCCCCAAAG cCCAGTCAGTGTCTCCAGTGCAGGCCCAGCCCTCGGCAGGCTCCACCCAGCTGCTGCCCGGGAAGGTCCTGGTGCCCCTGGCGGCACCTGGCGTGGCGGTGCGAGGCGGGGGAGCCAGCCAGTCTCTGCCCTTGGTGAGCCCACCCTTCTCTGTGCCAGTGCAGAACGGAGCCCAGCCATCTAGCAAG ATCATCCAGCTCACCCCGGTGCCGGTGACCACCCCCGGCAGCCTGGTGCCCCCGCTCAGCCCGGCCACCCTGCCCAGCCCTGCCTCCCAGTCCCAGAAGGTCATTCTGCCCTCTTCCACCAG GATAACCTACGTGCAGTCGGCCGCCGGGCACGCCCTGCCCCTGGGCCCCGGCTCCTCCTCCAGCCAGAGCGCGGCTCCCGGCACGCCGGCCTCCTACGGGCCGGCCAGCTCCGTGGCCCTGGGCTTCACCACCATCGGGCCCAGCGGTCCTGCCATAGTCCAGCCCCTGATCTCAG gCCAAGCCCCGCTTCTGGCCCCAGGCCAGGTTGGCGTGTCACCAGTCCCCAGCCCCCAGCTGCCGCCAGCCTGCACTGGGGGTCCCGTCATCACAGCCTTCTACCCTGGCGGGCCAGGGGGCCCCTCAGCCATGCCCCTCCCTCAGCCAACCCCACCAGCCCCCGCCCCCCCGGGTCTCGTCTATACCGTGGCCACCAGTGCTGCCCCACCTGCTGCCATCCTGCCCAAGGGCGGGGCACCCGCTCCTCCGGCCCCCACTGCCTCTCAGACCCCTACTAGTCCTTTCCCCAGTGCCACAG GCTCTGTGGCTTACAGCTTGGTGACCCCGAAAGCCCAGCGCCCCCCACCCAAGCCCCCACAGAAAGTGAAGGCGGCCATCGCCAGCATCCCCGTGGGGTCCTATGAGTCGGGGGTCCCTGCCCGGCCGGGTCCCGTCCCCCGGCAGGCTGCGGAGCAGAGCGCCACCAGGGAGGTGCCCCCAGAGGCGGAGGCTGACGGTCGGCCGGCCACCCCCGCGCCCCCACCTCCCCCGGAAAATTGGGTTCCGCCCGGCCGGGAGAGCTCACGGGCCAGCCCTCCCCCAGGCCCGCCCGCCGAGGATCGGACAGGAGTCAAGGCACCGGAAATG GCCGGCAAGATTCCCAGCTCCCCTGATTGGCGGATTCCAGCCCTGGCACTGGAGAGCCGCAGCGAGCCCCCGGCTCCGCCCAGCCCAGCCCCCGCCCCTGGGGGCAGCGAAGGGGGTGGCGGGCGGCCTCCCGGGACCGGGGACACCCCAGAGCGGAAGGAAGCCCCCAGCAAGAAGGTGAAGGTTCGGCCTCCTCCGCTGAAGAAGACCTTTGACTCGGTGGACAA GGTCCTCTCGGAGGTGGACTTCGAGGAGCGCTTCGCGGAGCTGCCCGAGTTCCGGCCGGAGGAGGTGCTGCCCTCGCCCACGCTGCAGTCGCTGGCCACCTCCCCCCGCGCCATCCTGGGCTCCTACcggaagaagaggaagaactcGACGG accTGGACTCAGCCCCAGAGGACCCCACCTCCCCCAAGCGCAAAATGAGGCGTCGTTCGAGCTGCAGCTCCGAGCCCAACACGCCGAAGAGCGCCAAGTGCGAGGGCGACATCTTCACCTTTGACCGCACCG GCACGGAGGCGGAGGACGTGCTGGGGGAGCTGGAGTACGAGAAGGTGCCCTACTCGTCGCTGCGCCGCACCTTGGACCAGCGGCGCGCCCTGGTCATGCAGCTCTTCCAGGACCACGGCTTCTTCCCCTCGG CCCAGGCCACGGCCGCGTTCCAGGCGCGCTACGCAGACATCTTCCCCTCCAAAGTGTGTCTCCAGCTGAAGATCAGAGAGGTCCGGCAGAAGATCATGCAGGCGGCAACCCCCACAGAACAGCCTCCCAGTGGGGAGGCCCCTGGCCCCGGGCCTCCCCCGCCAGCGCAGGGACCGCTCCCCCGCCCCCCACCGAGGGCCCCGACTCACCCTCCCCTGCTCCGGACTCCTCGTCCTCCGTCCCTTTGGCCGCCCCTCCCCAAGCCTCGGAGCCAGCACCCAGTGACGCCGGCTGGGACGGGGCCGGCCAGCCTTCCCCTCCCCCGCCCGGACCCTCCCCGGGGGGCAGGTGAGGGGTCCGCAGGGGAATATCATCCCCCAAGAGGAGACAGACGGCCCCGAGCTGGCCCCGGGCACGGCGGTGCAGGGGGCGGaaagctgggggggaggggggagccccGTATGTGA
- the CIC gene encoding protein capicua homolog isoform X3 yields the protein MYSAPRPLPAPGAAAPRGLGMFVWTNVEPRSVAVFPWHSLVPFLAPSQPDPSVQPSEAQQPASHSVSSSQSKEPAESAAVAHEQCSSGTGGPESGRPPGATCPESPAPGPPQAPGASEGSKVPPQHSEEEGPGPTGESRLDSETESDHDDAFLSIMSPEIQLPLPPGKRRTQSLSALPKERDSSSEKDGRSPNKREKDHIRRPMNAFMIFSKRHRALVHQRHPNQDNRTVSKILGEWWYALGPKEKQKYHDLAFQVKEAHFKAHPDWKWCNKDRKKSSSDAKPVALGLAGGPKEMRERSMSETGTAAAPGVSSELLSAAAQTLLGTEVKTPASGPGTAERLHAAGPGPTRPRAFSHSGVHGLDGGEPDSQALQELTQMVSGPAPYTGPKPAPQYGGPGPFATPSEGGTLAGGRPPMLPARPSRSQRTASEDMTSDEERMVICEEEGDDDVIADDGFGSADIDLKCKERVTDSDSEDSSGEDPEGAKGFGRKLFSPVIRSSSLSTAFTHCRPPLESEPPGAPDPSSAFSKGYGPTPSSSSSSSSFQLAPGTFKTQESGRGVATGPLRAQHSVGGGPLPPKARFPPVDPNAYRRKRPESTGGPEPPGSQSFPSPSVIASPSGGGVLQALVLPPGGSLYPAKDPPERDGSAAARLPSATVLVTAPASLGSGGLAYGAPPAPPRPAPTVVTNVVRPVSSTPVPIASKPFPGAGRGEGSPAEGGAKGEAGAGPRAPGGSPLGIGLVYTDKKQAAPTAPHLVAGPLLGVGKAPAAVTNLLVGTPGYGASAPPAVQFIAQGPPGGGGAAAAAGPPTGSGPNGPVPLGILQPAPLGKPGGITQVQYILPTLPQQLQVAPAPTVPGPKAAAVGGSGPTASIRFALPPGTATNGKVLAPATPAPGIPILQPVPSAAPPKAQSVSPVQAQPSAGSTQLLPGKVLVPLAAPGVAVRGGGASQSLPLVSPPFSVPVQNGAQPSSKIIQLTPVPVTTPGSLVPPLSPATLPSPASQSQKVILPSSTRITYVQSAAGHALPLGPGSSSSQSAAPGTPASYGPASSVALGFTTIGPSGPAIVQPLISGQAPLLAPGQVGVSPVPSPQLPPACTGGPVITAFYPGGPGGPSAMPLPQPTPPAPAPPGLVYTVATSAAPPAAILPKGGAPAPPAPTASQTPTSPFPSATGSVAYSLVTPKAQRPPPKPPQKVKAAIASIPVGSYESGVPARPGPVPRQAAEQSATREVPPEAEADGRPATPAPPPPPENWVPPGRESSRASPPPGPPAEDRTGVKAPEMAGKIPSSPDWRIPALALESRSEPPAPPSPAPAPGGSEGGGGRPPGTGDTPERKEAPSKKVKVRPPPLKKTFDSVDNRVLSEVDFEERFAELPEFRPEEVLPSPTLQSLATSPRAILGSYRKKRKNSTDLDSAPEDPTSPKRKMRRRSSCSSEPNTPKSAKCEGDIFTFDRTGTEAEDVLGELEYEKVPYSSLRRTLDQRRALVMQLFQDHGFFPSAQATAAFQARYADIFPSKVCLQLKIREVRQKIMQAATPTEQPPSGEAPGPGPPPPAQGPLPRPPPRAPTHPPLLRTPRPPSLWPPLPKPRSQHPVTPAGTGPASLPLPRPDPPRGAGEGSAGEYHPPRGDRRPRAGPGHGGAGGGKLGGRGEPRM from the exons ATGTACTCGGCCCCCCGGCCACTACCCGCGCCCGGCGCCGCCGCCCCCCGCGGCCTCGGCATGTTCG TGTGGACAAATGTGGAGCCACGCTCAGTGGCCGTATTTCCCTGGCACTCGCTTGTCCCATTCCTGGCACCCAGCCAGCCTGACCCTTCTGTTCAGCCCAGTGAGGCCCAGCAGCCAGCCAGCCACTCTGTCTCCTCTAGCCAGAGCAAAG AGCCCGCAGAGTCCGCGGCAGTAGCCCACGAGCAATGCTCCAGTGGGACAGGAGGCCCAGAATCTGGACGGCCACCTGGGGCTACCTGCCCCGAGAGCCCAGCTCCCGGCCCTCCCCAAGCCCCTGGGGCTTCCGAAGGCAGCAAGGTTCCACCTCAGCATTCTGAGGAGGAAGGCCCCGGGCCTACCGGGGAGAGCCGGCTGGATAGCGAGACTGAGAGTGACCACGATGACGC GTTCCTCTCTATCATGTCTCCTGAGATCCAGTTGCCACTCCCACCAGGAAAACGCCGGACACAGTCCCTCAGCGCCTTGCCCAAGGAGAGGGACTCTTCCTCCGAGAAGGATGGGCGCAGCCCCAACAAG AGGGAGAAGGATCACATCCGACGGCCCATGAACGCCTTCATGATATTCAGCAAGCGACACCGGGCCCTGGTGCATCAGCGCCACCCAAACCAGGATAACCGGACCGTCAGCAAGATTCTGGGCGAGTGGTGGTATGCTCTGGGACCCAAGGAGAAACAGAAGTACCACGATCTGGCCTTTCAG GTGAAGGAGGCCCACTTCAAGGCCCACCCGGACTGGAAATGGTGCAACAAGGACCGGAAGAAGTCAAGCTCAGACGCCAAGCCCGTGGCCCTCGGCCTGGCGGGAGGTCCCAAGGAGATGCGAGAGCGCAGCATGTCCGAGACCGGCACGGCAGCCGCCCCTGGAG TCTCGTCAGAGTTACTGTCGGCAGCAGCCCAAACCTTGCTGGGCACGGAGGTCAAGACCCCGGCCTCTGGCCCTGGGACCGCAGAACGGCTCCACGCCGCGGGGCCCGGCCCCACCAGGCCTCGAGCGTTCTCCCACAGTGGTGTGCACGGCTTAGACGGGGGTGAGCCGGACAGCCAGGCGCTGCAGGAACTCACCCAG ATGGTGTCGGGTCCAGCTCCCTACACGGGACCGAAGCCTGCACCTCAGTATGGAGGCCCGGGGCCTTTTGCCACTCCCAGCGAGGGCGGAACCTTGGCGGGCGGGCGGCCCCCGATGCTGCCGGCGCGGCCGTCCCGCTCCCAGCGCACGGCCAGCGAAGACATGACCAGCGACGAGGAGCGGATGGTCATCTGTGAGGAGGAAGGCGACGATGACGTCATCG CGGACGACGGCTTCGGCAGCGCCGACATCGACCTGAAGTGCAAAGAGCGGGTGACGGACAGCGACAGCGAGGACAGCTCCGGGGAGGACCCCGAGGGCGCCAAG GGCTTTGGCAGGAAGTTGTTCTCACCTGTGATCCGGTCATCCTCTTTGTCTACTGCCTTCACTCACTGCCGCCCACCCCTGGAGTCTGAACCCCCCGGAGCCCCTGACCCATCTTCAGCTTTTTCCAAGGGCTACGGGCCCAcgccatcctcctcctcctcctcctcttccttccagtTGGCCCCCGGGACCTTCAAGACCCAAGAGTCTGGTCGAGGTGTTGCCACAGGGCCTCTTCGTGCCCAGCACTCGGTCGGGGGAGGCCCCCTGCCTCCTAAAGCCCGATTTCCTCCTGTGGACCCAAATGCTTATCGGCGCAAGCGGCCAGAGAGCACGGGAGGGCCGGAGCCCCCTGGATCCCAGTCCTTCCCCAGCCCCTCGGTCATCGCCTCGCCTTCTGGAGGGGGTGTCCTGCAGGCCTTAGTGCTGCCCCCCGGGGGCAGCCTGTACCCAGCCAAGGATCCCCCCGAGCGGGATGGGAGCGCAGCTGCCCGACTGCCGTCGGCCACGGTGCTGGTGACGGCCCCTGCCTCGCTGGGGAGTGGAGGACTCGCCTATGGAGCCCCCCCAGCCCCCCCACGCCCCGCTCCAACTGTGGTGACCAATGTGGTCCGGCCGGTCAGCAGCACCCCGGTGCCCATTGCTTCCAAACCCTTCCCTGGGGCGGGGCGAGGTGAGGGATCACCGGCCGAAGGAGGTGCCAAAGGGGAGGCGGGGGCTGGTCCCCGAGCACCAGGGGGCTCTCCGCTCGGTATCGGTCTGGTCTACACCGATAAAAAGCAAGCAGCCCCTACGGCCCCGCATCTGGTGGCAGGGCCCCTTCTGGGGGTGGGCAAGGCCCCCGCTGCCGTGACCAACCTTCTTGTGGGCACCCCGGGATATGGTGCCTCTGCCCCTCCGGCTGTGCAGTTCATTGCCCAAGGACCGCCCGGTGGAGGtggggcagcagctgcagcaggGCCCCCCACTGGCAGTGGCCCTAATGGCCCTGTGCCCCTGGGCATCTTGCAGCCCGCCCCTCTAGGCAAACCTGGGGGCATCACCCAGGTGCAGTACATTCTGCCCACCCTGCCCCAGCAGCTGCAAGTGGCCCCAGCCCCGACGGTGCCTGGGCCCAAAGCCGCAGCTGTCGGGGGATCGGGCCCCACGGCCAGCATCCGCTTTGCCCTGCCACCAGGAACTGCCACCAATGGGAAGGTCCTGGCACCAGCCACCCCGGCCCCTGGGATTCCCATCCTGCAGCCAGTGCCCTCTGCCGCACCCCCCAAAG cCCAGTCAGTGTCTCCAGTGCAGGCCCAGCCCTCGGCAGGCTCCACCCAGCTGCTGCCCGGGAAGGTCCTGGTGCCCCTGGCGGCACCTGGCGTGGCGGTGCGAGGCGGGGGAGCCAGCCAGTCTCTGCCCTTGGTGAGCCCACCCTTCTCTGTGCCAGTGCAGAACGGAGCCCAGCCATCTAGCAAG ATCATCCAGCTCACCCCGGTGCCGGTGACCACCCCCGGCAGCCTGGTGCCCCCGCTCAGCCCGGCCACCCTGCCCAGCCCTGCCTCCCAGTCCCAGAAGGTCATTCTGCCCTCTTCCACCAG GATAACCTACGTGCAGTCGGCCGCCGGGCACGCCCTGCCCCTGGGCCCCGGCTCCTCCTCCAGCCAGAGCGCGGCTCCCGGCACGCCGGCCTCCTACGGGCCGGCCAGCTCCGTGGCCCTGGGCTTCACCACCATCGGGCCCAGCGGTCCTGCCATAGTCCAGCCCCTGATCTCAG gCCAAGCCCCGCTTCTGGCCCCAGGCCAGGTTGGCGTGTCACCAGTCCCCAGCCCCCAGCTGCCGCCAGCCTGCACTGGGGGTCCCGTCATCACAGCCTTCTACCCTGGCGGGCCAGGGGGCCCCTCAGCCATGCCCCTCCCTCAGCCAACCCCACCAGCCCCCGCCCCCCCGGGTCTCGTCTATACCGTGGCCACCAGTGCTGCCCCACCTGCTGCCATCCTGCCCAAGGGCGGGGCACCCGCTCCTCCGGCCCCCACTGCCTCTCAGACCCCTACTAGTCCTTTCCCCAGTGCCACAG GCTCTGTGGCTTACAGCTTGGTGACCCCGAAAGCCCAGCGCCCCCCACCCAAGCCCCCACAGAAAGTGAAGGCGGCCATCGCCAGCATCCCCGTGGGGTCCTATGAGTCGGGGGTCCCTGCCCGGCCGGGTCCCGTCCCCCGGCAGGCTGCGGAGCAGAGCGCCACCAGGGAGGTGCCCCCAGAGGCGGAGGCTGACGGTCGGCCGGCCACCCCCGCGCCCCCACCTCCCCCGGAAAATTGGGTTCCGCCCGGCCGGGAGAGCTCACGGGCCAGCCCTCCCCCAGGCCCGCCCGCCGAGGATCGGACAGGAGTCAAGGCACCGGAAATG GCCGGCAAGATTCCCAGCTCCCCTGATTGGCGGATTCCAGCCCTGGCACTGGAGAGCCGCAGCGAGCCCCCGGCTCCGCCCAGCCCAGCCCCCGCCCCTGGGGGCAGCGAAGGGGGTGGCGGGCGGCCTCCCGGGACCGGGGACACCCCAGAGCGGAAGGAAGCCCCCAGCAAGAAGGTGAAGGTTCGGCCTCCTCCGCTGAAGAAGACCTTTGACTCGGTGGACAA CAGGGTCCTCTCGGAGGTGGACTTCGAGGAGCGCTTCGCGGAGCTGCCCGAGTTCCGGCCGGAGGAGGTGCTGCCCTCGCCCACGCTGCAGTCGCTGGCCACCTCCCCCCGCGCCATCCTGGGCTCCTACcggaagaagaggaagaactcGACGG accTGGACTCAGCCCCAGAGGACCCCACCTCCCCCAAGCGCAAAATGAGGCGTCGTTCGAGCTGCAGCTCCGAGCCCAACACGCCGAAGAGCGCCAAGTGCGAGGGCGACATCTTCACCTTTGACCGCACCG GCACGGAGGCGGAGGACGTGCTGGGGGAGCTGGAGTACGAGAAGGTGCCCTACTCGTCGCTGCGCCGCACCTTGGACCAGCGGCGCGCCCTGGTCATGCAGCTCTTCCAGGACCACGGCTTCTTCCCCTCGG CCCAGGCCACGGCCGCGTTCCAGGCGCGCTACGCAGACATCTTCCCCTCCAAAGTGTGTCTCCAGCTGAAGATCAGAGAGGTCCGGCAGAAGATCATGCAGGCGGCAACCCCCACAGAACAGCCTCCCAGTGGGGAGGCCCCTGGCCCCGGGCCTCCCCCGCCAGCGCAGGGACCGCTCCCCCGCCCCCCACCGAGGGCCCCGACTCACCCTCCCCTGCTCCGGACTCCTCGTCCTCCGTCCCTTTGGCCGCCCCTCCCCAAGCCTCGGAGCCAGCACCCAGTGACGCCGGCTGGGACGGGGCCGGCCAGCCTTCCCCTCCCCCGCCCGGACCCTCCCCGGGGGGCAGGTGAGGGGTCCGCAGGGGAATATCATCCCCCAAGAGGAGACAGACGGCCCCGAGCTGGCCCCGGGCACGGCGGTGCAGGGGGCGGaaagctgggggggaggggggagccccGTATGTGA